From a single Lonchura striata isolate bLonStr1 chromosome 13, bLonStr1.mat, whole genome shotgun sequence genomic region:
- the AP1G1 gene encoding AP-1 complex subunit gamma-1 isoform X3, whose product MPAPIRLRELIRTIRTARTQAEEREMIQKECAAIRSSFREEDNTYRCRNVAKLLYMHMLGYPAHFGQLECLKLIASQKFTDKRIGYLGAMLLLDERQDVHLLMTNCIKNDLNHSTQYVQGLALCTLGCMGSSEMCRDLAGEVEKLLKTSNSYLRKKAALCAVHVIRKVPELMEMFLPATKNLLNEKNHGVLHTSVVLLTEMCERSPDMLAHFRKLVPQLVRILKNLIMSGYSPEHDVSGISDPFLQVRILRLLRILGRNDDDSSEAMNDILAQVATNTETSKNVGNAILYETVLTIMDIKSESGLRVLAINILGRFLLNNDKNIRYVALTSLLKTVQTDHNAVQRHRSTIVDCLKDLDVSIKRRAMELSFALVNGNNVRGMMKELLYFLDSCEPEFKADCASGIFLAAEKYAPSKRWHIDTIMRVLTTAGSYVRDDAVPNLIQLITNSVEMHAYTVQRLYKAILGDYSQQPLVQVASWCIGEYGDLLVSGQCEEEEPIQVTEDEVLDILESVLISNMSASVTRGYALTAIMKLSTRFTCTVNRIKKVVSIYGSSIDVELQQRAVEYNALFKKYDHMRPALLERMPVMEKVTTNGPAEIVQTNGETETAVLETKPPPSGLQPANQANDLLDLLGGSDITPVIPTAPTREPASAGGELLDLLGDLNLTGSPVFAPAPQIAQPPFLLDGLTSQPLFNDIAAGIPSITAYNKNGLKIDFTFERSNTNPSVTVITIQASNSTELDMTDFVFQAAVPKTFQLQLLSPSSSVIPAFNSGTITQVIKVLNPQKQQLRMRIKLTYNHKGSAMQDLAEVNNFPPQSWQ is encoded by the exons ATGCCAGCCCCCATCAGACTGCGGGAGTTGATCCGGACCATCCGGACGGCAAGAACCCAGGCAGAAGAGCGTGAGATGATCCAAAAGGAATGTGCTGCTATCCGGTCATCCTTCCGAGAGGAAGATAACACATACCGATGCAGAAATGTGGCAAAACTTCTGTATATGCACATGCTGGGATATCCTGCACATTTTGGACAG ttggAGTGCCTCAAGCTTATTGCGTCTCAGAAATTCACAGACAAGCGCATTGGTTATTTAGGTGCCATGTTGCTGCTGGATGAGAGACAGGATGTTCATCTTCTTATGACCAATTGCATCAAGAA TGACCTTAATCACAGCACACAGTATGTGCAGGGGCTGGCACTTTGTACTCTTGGCTGCATGGGCTCCTCAGAAATGTGCAGAGACCTTGCAGGAGAGGTGGAAAAGCTTCTCAAAACTTCCAATTCCTATCTTAGGAAGAAG GCAGCACTGTGTGCTGTTCATGTCATCAGAAAGGTGCCTGAACTTATGGAGATGTTCCTGCCAGCCACCAAAAACTTGCTGAATGAGAAGAACCATG GTGTTCTTCACACATCAGTTGTCCTACTCACAGAGATGTGTGAGAGAAGCCCAGACATGCTTGCACATTTTAGAAAG CTTGTTCCCCAATTAGTTCGTATTCTGAAGAACCTTATCATGTCTGGATATTCACCAGAGCATGATGTGTCTGGGATCAGTGACCCCTTTTTGCAG gTACGAATCCTGCGGTTACTAAGAATTTTAGGGAGAAATGATGATGATTCTAGTGAAGCAATGAATGATATACTTGCACAG GTTGCCACTAATACAGAAACAAGTAAAAATGTGGGAAATGCCATTCTCTATGAAACTGTGCTGACTATTATGGATATAAAATCTGAGAGCGGCCTGAGA GTCTTAGCCATTAACATCCTAGGCCGTTTCTTATTAAACAACGACAAAAATATTAG ATATGTAGCTTTGACGTCATTGTTGAAAACTGTGCAGACAGACCATAATGCAGTACAGCGGCACCGAAGCACCATTGTGGACTGCCTGAAGGATCTGGATGTCTCTATTAAAAG GCGTGCAATGGAGCTGAGTTTCGCTCTTGTTAATGGCAACAATGTCCGTGGAATGATGAAGGAGTTACTGTATTTCCTAGATTCTTGTGAACCAGAGTTCAAGGCAGACTGTGCATCTGGAATATTTCTTGCCGCTGAAAA ATATGCTCCTTCCAAGCGCTGGCACATAGACACAATTATGAGAGTCTTAACAACG GCAGGAAGTTATGTTCGTGATGATGCTGTTCCAAATCTGATCCAGTTAATAACTAATAGTGTGGAGATGCATGCCTACACTGTGCAGAGACTCTACAAAGCCATCCTTGGAGATTATTCGCAG CAACCCCTGGTACAAGTTGCCTCCTGGTGCATAGGAGAGTATGGAGATCTTTTGGTGTCCGGTCAGTGTGAAGAGGAGGAACCAATACAG GTAACAGAGGATGAAGTTCTTGATATTTTAGAAAGCGTCCTGATATCTAATATGTCTGCATCTGTGACACGAGGCTATGCTCTCACTGCTATCATGAAGCTTTCCACAAGGTTCACCTGCACTGTCAA TCGCATTAAGAAGGTAGTCTCCATCTACGGCAGCAGCATTGATGTGGAGCTAcagcagagagctgtggaatataATGCACTTTTCAAGAAATATGATCACATGAG GCCAGCACTGCTTGAGAGAATGCCAGTAATGGAGAAAGTCACTACAAATGGCCCTGCTGAGATTGTACAGACCAATGgagagacagagacagcagTACTGGAAACCAAACCTCCACCCTCTGGATTGCAGCCTGCTAACCAG GCAAATGATTTATTGGACTTGTTGGGGGGAAGTGATATAACACCTGTAATTCCCACTGCACCTACAAGGGAGCCAGCCTCTGCTGGTGGGGAGCTGCTTGACCTCCTGGGAGACCTCAACCTAACAG GTTCTCCAGTATTTGCCCCTGCACCCCAGATAGCACAACCTCCGTTCCTGCTCGATGGACTTACATCTCAGCCTCTCTTCAATGATATTGCTGCAG GAATCCCCTCCATTACTGCATACAACAAGAATGGGCTGAAGATTGACTTCACCTTTGAGAGGTCGAACACCAACCCTAGTGTCACTGTAATCACGATACAGGCCTCcaacagcacagagctggatatgacagattttgttttccaagcTGCAGTACCAAAG AcattccagctgcagcttctgtcTCCCAGCAGCAGTGTCATCCCTGCATTTAATTCTGGGACCATCACACAGGTTATTAAAGTCCTGAATCCACAGAAG CAACAACTACGTATGCGGATCAAGTTGACATATAATCACAAGGGCTCAGCAATGCAGGATCTAGCAGAAGTCAACAACTTCCCCCCTCAGTCTTGGCAATGA
- the AP1G1 gene encoding AP-1 complex subunit gamma-1 isoform X2 — protein MPAPIRLRELIRTIRTARTQAEEREMIQKECAAIRSSFREEDNTYRCRNVAKLLYMHMLGYPAHFGQLECLKLIASQKFTDKRIGYLGAMLLLDERQDVHLLMTNCIKNDLNHSTQYVQGLALCTLGCMGSSEMCRDLAGEVEKLLKTSNSYLRKKAALCAVHVIRKVPELMEMFLPATKNLLNEKNHGVLHTSVVLLTEMCERSPDMLAHFRKLVPQLVRILKNLIMSGYSPEHDVSGISDPFLQVRILRLLRILGRNDDDSSEAMNDILAQVATNTETSKNVGNAILYETVLTIMDIKSESGLRVLAINILGRFLLNNDKNIRYVALTSLLKTVQTDHNAVQRHRSTIVDCLKDLDVSIKRRAMELSFALVNGNNVRGMMKELLYFLDSCEPEFKADCASGIFLAAEKYAPSKRWHIDTIMRVLTTAGSYVRDDAVPNLIQLITNSVEMHAYTVQRLYKAILGDYSQQPLVQVASWCIGEYGDLLVSGQCEEEEPIQVTEDEVLDILESVLISNMSASVTRGYALTAIMKLSTRFTCTVNRIKKVVSIYGSSIDVELQQRAVEYNALFKKYDHMRPALLERMPVMEKVTTNGPAEIVQTNGETETAVLETKPPPSGLQPANQANDLLDLLGGSDITPVIPTAPTREPASAGGELLDLLGDLNLTGIPSITAYNKNGLKIDFTFERSNTNPSVTVITIQASNSTELDMTDFVFQAAVPKTFQLQLLSPSSSVIPAFNSGTITQVIKVLNPQKQQLRMRIKLTYNHKGSAMQDLAEVNNFPPQSWQ, from the exons ATGCCAGCCCCCATCAGACTGCGGGAGTTGATCCGGACCATCCGGACGGCAAGAACCCAGGCAGAAGAGCGTGAGATGATCCAAAAGGAATGTGCTGCTATCCGGTCATCCTTCCGAGAGGAAGATAACACATACCGATGCAGAAATGTGGCAAAACTTCTGTATATGCACATGCTGGGATATCCTGCACATTTTGGACAG ttggAGTGCCTCAAGCTTATTGCGTCTCAGAAATTCACAGACAAGCGCATTGGTTATTTAGGTGCCATGTTGCTGCTGGATGAGAGACAGGATGTTCATCTTCTTATGACCAATTGCATCAAGAA TGACCTTAATCACAGCACACAGTATGTGCAGGGGCTGGCACTTTGTACTCTTGGCTGCATGGGCTCCTCAGAAATGTGCAGAGACCTTGCAGGAGAGGTGGAAAAGCTTCTCAAAACTTCCAATTCCTATCTTAGGAAGAAG GCAGCACTGTGTGCTGTTCATGTCATCAGAAAGGTGCCTGAACTTATGGAGATGTTCCTGCCAGCCACCAAAAACTTGCTGAATGAGAAGAACCATG GTGTTCTTCACACATCAGTTGTCCTACTCACAGAGATGTGTGAGAGAAGCCCAGACATGCTTGCACATTTTAGAAAG CTTGTTCCCCAATTAGTTCGTATTCTGAAGAACCTTATCATGTCTGGATATTCACCAGAGCATGATGTGTCTGGGATCAGTGACCCCTTTTTGCAG gTACGAATCCTGCGGTTACTAAGAATTTTAGGGAGAAATGATGATGATTCTAGTGAAGCAATGAATGATATACTTGCACAG GTTGCCACTAATACAGAAACAAGTAAAAATGTGGGAAATGCCATTCTCTATGAAACTGTGCTGACTATTATGGATATAAAATCTGAGAGCGGCCTGAGA GTCTTAGCCATTAACATCCTAGGCCGTTTCTTATTAAACAACGACAAAAATATTAG ATATGTAGCTTTGACGTCATTGTTGAAAACTGTGCAGACAGACCATAATGCAGTACAGCGGCACCGAAGCACCATTGTGGACTGCCTGAAGGATCTGGATGTCTCTATTAAAAG GCGTGCAATGGAGCTGAGTTTCGCTCTTGTTAATGGCAACAATGTCCGTGGAATGATGAAGGAGTTACTGTATTTCCTAGATTCTTGTGAACCAGAGTTCAAGGCAGACTGTGCATCTGGAATATTTCTTGCCGCTGAAAA ATATGCTCCTTCCAAGCGCTGGCACATAGACACAATTATGAGAGTCTTAACAACG GCAGGAAGTTATGTTCGTGATGATGCTGTTCCAAATCTGATCCAGTTAATAACTAATAGTGTGGAGATGCATGCCTACACTGTGCAGAGACTCTACAAAGCCATCCTTGGAGATTATTCGCAG CAACCCCTGGTACAAGTTGCCTCCTGGTGCATAGGAGAGTATGGAGATCTTTTGGTGTCCGGTCAGTGTGAAGAGGAGGAACCAATACAG GTAACAGAGGATGAAGTTCTTGATATTTTAGAAAGCGTCCTGATATCTAATATGTCTGCATCTGTGACACGAGGCTATGCTCTCACTGCTATCATGAAGCTTTCCACAAGGTTCACCTGCACTGTCAA TCGCATTAAGAAGGTAGTCTCCATCTACGGCAGCAGCATTGATGTGGAGCTAcagcagagagctgtggaatataATGCACTTTTCAAGAAATATGATCACATGAG GCCAGCACTGCTTGAGAGAATGCCAGTAATGGAGAAAGTCACTACAAATGGCCCTGCTGAGATTGTACAGACCAATGgagagacagagacagcagTACTGGAAACCAAACCTCCACCCTCTGGATTGCAGCCTGCTAACCAG GCAAATGATTTATTGGACTTGTTGGGGGGAAGTGATATAACACCTGTAATTCCCACTGCACCTACAAGGGAGCCAGCCTCTGCTGGTGGGGAGCTGCTTGACCTCCTGGGAGACCTCAACCTAACAG GAATCCCCTCCATTACTGCATACAACAAGAATGGGCTGAAGATTGACTTCACCTTTGAGAGGTCGAACACCAACCCTAGTGTCACTGTAATCACGATACAGGCCTCcaacagcacagagctggatatgacagattttgttttccaagcTGCAGTACCAAAG AcattccagctgcagcttctgtcTCCCAGCAGCAGTGTCATCCCTGCATTTAATTCTGGGACCATCACACAGGTTATTAAAGTCCTGAATCCACAGAAG CAACAACTACGTATGCGGATCAAGTTGACATATAATCACAAGGGCTCAGCAATGCAGGATCTAGCAGAAGTCAACAACTTCCCCCCTCAGTCTTGGCAATGA
- the AP1G1 gene encoding AP-1 complex subunit gamma-1 isoform X1, with product MPAPIRLRELIRTIRTARTQAEEREMIQKECAAIRSSFREEDNTYRCRNVAKLLYMHMLGYPAHFGQLECLKLIASQKFTDKRIGYLGAMLLLDERQDVHLLMTNCIKNDLNHSTQYVQGLALCTLGCMGSSEMCRDLAGEVEKLLKTSNSYLRKKAALCAVHVIRKVPELMEMFLPATKNLLNEKNHGVLHTSVVLLTEMCERSPDMLAHFRKLVPQLVRILKNLIMSGYSPEHDVSGISDPFLQVRILRLLRILGRNDDDSSEAMNDILAQVATNTETSKNVGNAILYETVLTIMDIKSESGLRVLAINILGRFLLNNDKNIRYVALTSLLKTVQTDHNAVQRHRSTIVDCLKDLDVSIKRRAMELSFALVNGNNVRGMMKELLYFLDSCEPEFKADCASGIFLAAEKYAPSKRWHIDTIMRVLTTAGSYVRDDAVPNLIQLITNSVEMHAYTVQRLYKAILGDYSQQPLVQVASWCIGEYGDLLVSGQCEEEEPIQVTEDEVLDILESVLISNMSASVTRGYALTAIMKLSTRFTCTVNRIKKVVSIYGSSIDVELQQRAVEYNALFKKYDHMRPALLERMPVMEKVTTNGPAEIVQTNGETETAVLETKPPPSGLQPANQANDLLDLLGGSDITPVIPTAPTREPASAGGELLDLLGDLNLTGSPVFAPAPQIAQPPFLLDGLTSQPLFNDIAAGIPSITAYNKNGLKIDFTFERSNTNPSVTVITIQASNSTELDMTDFVFQAAVPKTFQLQLLSPSSSVIPAFNSGTITQVIKVLNPQKPSETGFKTGTQQT from the exons ATGCCAGCCCCCATCAGACTGCGGGAGTTGATCCGGACCATCCGGACGGCAAGAACCCAGGCAGAAGAGCGTGAGATGATCCAAAAGGAATGTGCTGCTATCCGGTCATCCTTCCGAGAGGAAGATAACACATACCGATGCAGAAATGTGGCAAAACTTCTGTATATGCACATGCTGGGATATCCTGCACATTTTGGACAG ttggAGTGCCTCAAGCTTATTGCGTCTCAGAAATTCACAGACAAGCGCATTGGTTATTTAGGTGCCATGTTGCTGCTGGATGAGAGACAGGATGTTCATCTTCTTATGACCAATTGCATCAAGAA TGACCTTAATCACAGCACACAGTATGTGCAGGGGCTGGCACTTTGTACTCTTGGCTGCATGGGCTCCTCAGAAATGTGCAGAGACCTTGCAGGAGAGGTGGAAAAGCTTCTCAAAACTTCCAATTCCTATCTTAGGAAGAAG GCAGCACTGTGTGCTGTTCATGTCATCAGAAAGGTGCCTGAACTTATGGAGATGTTCCTGCCAGCCACCAAAAACTTGCTGAATGAGAAGAACCATG GTGTTCTTCACACATCAGTTGTCCTACTCACAGAGATGTGTGAGAGAAGCCCAGACATGCTTGCACATTTTAGAAAG CTTGTTCCCCAATTAGTTCGTATTCTGAAGAACCTTATCATGTCTGGATATTCACCAGAGCATGATGTGTCTGGGATCAGTGACCCCTTTTTGCAG gTACGAATCCTGCGGTTACTAAGAATTTTAGGGAGAAATGATGATGATTCTAGTGAAGCAATGAATGATATACTTGCACAG GTTGCCACTAATACAGAAACAAGTAAAAATGTGGGAAATGCCATTCTCTATGAAACTGTGCTGACTATTATGGATATAAAATCTGAGAGCGGCCTGAGA GTCTTAGCCATTAACATCCTAGGCCGTTTCTTATTAAACAACGACAAAAATATTAG ATATGTAGCTTTGACGTCATTGTTGAAAACTGTGCAGACAGACCATAATGCAGTACAGCGGCACCGAAGCACCATTGTGGACTGCCTGAAGGATCTGGATGTCTCTATTAAAAG GCGTGCAATGGAGCTGAGTTTCGCTCTTGTTAATGGCAACAATGTCCGTGGAATGATGAAGGAGTTACTGTATTTCCTAGATTCTTGTGAACCAGAGTTCAAGGCAGACTGTGCATCTGGAATATTTCTTGCCGCTGAAAA ATATGCTCCTTCCAAGCGCTGGCACATAGACACAATTATGAGAGTCTTAACAACG GCAGGAAGTTATGTTCGTGATGATGCTGTTCCAAATCTGATCCAGTTAATAACTAATAGTGTGGAGATGCATGCCTACACTGTGCAGAGACTCTACAAAGCCATCCTTGGAGATTATTCGCAG CAACCCCTGGTACAAGTTGCCTCCTGGTGCATAGGAGAGTATGGAGATCTTTTGGTGTCCGGTCAGTGTGAAGAGGAGGAACCAATACAG GTAACAGAGGATGAAGTTCTTGATATTTTAGAAAGCGTCCTGATATCTAATATGTCTGCATCTGTGACACGAGGCTATGCTCTCACTGCTATCATGAAGCTTTCCACAAGGTTCACCTGCACTGTCAA TCGCATTAAGAAGGTAGTCTCCATCTACGGCAGCAGCATTGATGTGGAGCTAcagcagagagctgtggaatataATGCACTTTTCAAGAAATATGATCACATGAG GCCAGCACTGCTTGAGAGAATGCCAGTAATGGAGAAAGTCACTACAAATGGCCCTGCTGAGATTGTACAGACCAATGgagagacagagacagcagTACTGGAAACCAAACCTCCACCCTCTGGATTGCAGCCTGCTAACCAG GCAAATGATTTATTGGACTTGTTGGGGGGAAGTGATATAACACCTGTAATTCCCACTGCACCTACAAGGGAGCCAGCCTCTGCTGGTGGGGAGCTGCTTGACCTCCTGGGAGACCTCAACCTAACAG GTTCTCCAGTATTTGCCCCTGCACCCCAGATAGCACAACCTCCGTTCCTGCTCGATGGACTTACATCTCAGCCTCTCTTCAATGATATTGCTGCAG GAATCCCCTCCATTACTGCATACAACAAGAATGGGCTGAAGATTGACTTCACCTTTGAGAGGTCGAACACCAACCCTAGTGTCACTGTAATCACGATACAGGCCTCcaacagcacagagctggatatgacagattttgttttccaagcTGCAGTACCAAAG AcattccagctgcagcttctgtcTCCCAGCAGCAGTGTCATCCCTGCATTTAATTCTGGGACCATCACACAGGTTATTAAAGTCCTGAATCCACAGAAG CCTTCAGAGACAGGCTTCAAGACTGGGACACAACAGACttga